TTAGTGTTTATGTAAGTAGTATAAAGTTTTGTTAGGCTAAAAATTATTGTAGCGGAAGAAATGACAGACAATATCATAGGTATTAAAAATGTAACTAATAGATGGTGCAGCAACCACCATTTATTGGTTTTTTTGTTTTCTGACCGTTTTTGTATGCAGTTCTCACCTTTTCGACAAGGAATGAGGGTTTTGTATTGTTTAATTATAAAAAAAAAGATAAAATTAACGTTTGAAAGCAAATTATGTTCGTCGACACTATTGAAGGGGTAGCTATTAAGGTTAAGTATTAATCAAGTCTTATTTATTGTCAGCTTATTTTGACCATTTAGGGTTCAAATGAAAGTATAAAAAAAGTATGTTTAAGAGGTGTACACATGGAACGATTGCAAAAAGTTATTGCTCAAGCAGGTATTACATCAAGAAGAAAAGCAGAACAATTGATCATTGAAGGTAAAGTACAAGTTAACGGAAAGACGGTTACAGAGTTAGGGACAAAAGTAGATACGAACCATGATGAAGTTGTTGTGAACGGGGTTCCTTTAGAAAAGGAAGAGCCTGTTTATTTTTTGCTGTATAAACCACAAGGTGTCATCTCTAGTGTGGATGATGATAAAGGGAGGAAAGTGGTTACAGACTTTATTGAAACCGATCAACGAATATATCCGATAGGCCGTCTTGATTATGATACGTCTGGTTTACTATTACTAACGAATGATGGAGAGTTTGCAAACTTGCTTATGCATCCGAAGTTTAAAATACAGAAAACCTATATTGCTAAAATTGAAGGAATTCCTGATCGTCAAGCACTTAAAAAGTTAGAAAAGGGAATTAAATTAGATGATGGCAAAACAGCTCCTGCAAAAGCAAAGATGATTAAATCTGACCGTAAGAAAGGGACTTCTATCATTGAATTAACGATTCATGAAGGGAGAAATCGTCAAGTTCGCAGAATGTTTGATGCAATCGG
The Bacillus shivajii DNA segment above includes these coding regions:
- a CDS encoding pseudouridine synthase — encoded protein: MERLQKVIAQAGITSRRKAEQLIIEGKVQVNGKTVTELGTKVDTNHDEVVVNGVPLEKEEPVYFLLYKPQGVISSVDDDKGRKVVTDFIETDQRIYPIGRLDYDTSGLLLLTNDGEFANLLMHPKFKIQKTYIAKIEGIPDRQALKKLEKGIKLDDGKTAPAKAKMIKSDRKKGTSIIELTIHEGRNRQVRRMFDAIGFPVMKLKRERYGFLNLHGLNAGEYRVLKPHEVKQLRELSVT